The following DNA comes from Papaver somniferum cultivar HN1 chromosome 4, ASM357369v1, whole genome shotgun sequence.
TACAACCCAAAGTAGCATGTAAATTAATTAATGAGCCACTCATTATGGACATCCATATTTAAATCTTAATACTTTGAAAATTTCTGcataaagaacaaaagaaaaagtcTAAATCTAGCTCTTGGATTTAGAACTGTATTTGTAAGGGGCTAAACTTATAGATCGAACCAATACTTGGGAAGTAGGTGATAGAATTAAAGTTTAATACAGGATGATAATTGGATTTCATACTTAGGTTATACACTTTCTCAACATTGTAATGCCTCTAATACTTATTTAACTGTTCAGGATGATCTTGCAGACTCAGTCACAAAAATAGTGGAATGTTTAccgaaattcttttttttttctaaaatggtTGTTGATAGAATATGCAGGATCAACATGTTCACTATAAACAATAACTGTCTAAAACCAGATAAATCAGATGGTTGTTGACTTCTTCTGGAATTCACAGTTAAATCAATGCACAACAAGCTGGATGAGAATGGGATAAACTCTAATGATTTGAACATGCAAGATAAATTCTGGAGAGACTTATGAAAAATTGATACATCGTAGAGAATAAAAATCTTATTTTGGAAACGCCTGCAAAATGCCCTCACAAATAATTCTAGGCATTCAGAAGAGTAAAAGATATTTCTCCTACCTGCACGTTGtaatgaaaaagaaataacagaatgcGTATCTTTTCACTGTCAATTTTCTAAATCAGTTTAATCTCTTTCTTCCCTCTCATGTTCAGTTTCAATTCAATGCATCTTTAAAATTTCTAGAGATCTGCAAACTCTAGGAGTAAAAGATCTTTCTCCTATCTGCACGTTGtaatgaaaagaaataacaaaacatgtattttttcacTATCAGTTTGCTAAATCAGTTTAATCTCTGTCATCCCTCTCATGTTCAGTTTCAATCCAATGCATCTTTAAAATTTCTAGAGATCTGCAAACTCTGGGTGGAAAAGTCTAGAAACTATATTTCCAAATAATTAATTCTAACCAAAatatggttcatatggaaagaaaTACGTAAAAGAGTTTTTCAAGGAAAACAAAGTACTACACATCAAACAGCTTCGGTTATACATTACAATTCTTGACTAAAACATAGAagtaccaagaagacaaacaataGAACACTCTCTCTAGCTAAAGTTTGGAAATCACTAAGTAGCTACACAAGCAAAATTAATATAGATGTTGCTTGGATCTCTAAAGACAATCCAACTGATTTTGCACTAACCTATAGAAATGATGCAGGAGAATTCGAAAGTGGAAGAACATGACCATCATATGCTTCAAAAGAATTATGTAAAGAAAGAATGAGTCCAGTTTCCTCCTGATATTATTTCAGGGTTACCTATTCATCTTTGtaaaggttttcttgtgtttaatATATCGGATATTTTGCACACAAAAAAAATGCTTCAAATCATGAATAAGCGGAAGTTATTAATGTTCTGAAGGAAACACAATGGGCAATGGAAAAAACTTAAACTCTTTCAGCATAGAGGGAGACTGCAAAAACTTGGCGGACTATTTGTTAGGGATTCTGATAACTGTTTCATGGCAAAATAAGGCCATTTTGAGTGAAGCGAGAAGGACTGTAAACTTTTGTTCTAATTTACAGGGTTTCTTTTCTGCACATAGAACAAGTAATGCGATAACGAATACCTTAGCTAAATAAGCTAAAATTTTCACATTTATTTTCAATTGGGAGATAGTCCACCTTTATGCATTATTAAAAAACTTTGATTAgataaataaaatatgaaaatgacTTATACACCTTCGATATTAGATGACTCTACCACTTTTGTAACTATGGTTGTCGATGCCCATAATTTATAAAGACGATACCAAATTCCTGAGAGGGGATGTTATTTCATATTAAACAAAACAATCCTGACTGCTGGATCTTTAAATCGGTATCCCCTTGGAGATTCTGAACCTCCTCTATGAACCGTGATAATGCCTTAACTTACCCTTTTGATGGATTCCTATGAGGTGGGGACTCAAACTCATTCCTCTCTCCTCTCTGAAACATTGTTTCTattttggaaaaagaaaaaaaaacaccaaaagtTTTCTACTCTTCAATCATGGAAGAGTAATCTATAGGCAAACCTTTGGGTGATTAATGGGTAACGAGCAATGAGGAGCGAATTTGAAGGTTTGATAAGCATATATGTGATGAATATTTTTAGGTTTTGTCTAAATTAATTCTAccttttctatttttaattttctCTTCAGCCCGGATAGAGAATCCAAGCTGTGGTTCTCAATATCACAGGTATTTTCTTCTCGATTTCTTATTCGTGTTTGGGTTTTGATTGAATCTCTTTTCTCCTTTATAGGTTGTTGTGGGTATTGTTGTatcagatacaacaacaacaggggaactgagttttttctttcaaataTCTTTTTGCTCTGATTTGTTTTTGAATTGCTATGAAGTTTTGATCTATCCTGCTTCTTCTCTCCCTCTTAGGTTGTTTGTTGGTATTGTTGTTCTATATACAACAACAACGGGGGTTTGAATCTTGCATTTTTCTTCATCATGTTATCCTCAAGTTTACGTTTTTAAATTGGTGTGACCCggaatttgattgattaataagtTGGTTGTTCCCCAATGCTGATTAGGTATGTGGATTTGTGTTTGGCAATCCATTTGTATTTTACGGTATCCCATTGTTGATTGGGTTTGGTGATGCCTTTGTCTTATTTCTCCAGTCTTCTGTTTATATCCTTCTATTGCTTAATCTTGGATTTTGATCCAAGTATTTgaatcttaattaatttgttgtacCCCAATGACGATTGGGTTTGTGATCTTGTGTTTGACAGTTCAATTATCTTATCTTTGCTTCCAAATGTTGAATTGGATTGGTTTCTTGCCCATATTAGTGGGCCTTTAAAGTGTTTGATGATAATCCTGATCTAAATGTTGTTGGTGTTAGACCTGAACCACAAAGTTTGATTGAGTTCTCCTATTTTCTTCAATTAGTCCTTGTTGGTTGTCCctgtcttttcaaaaaaaaaatcccaatttAAAGTTAATCCTTTGTATTAAAATCTAATATAACTCATTTTGGCACATTTTCTTCCCTTTGTGTTGTTTCGCACAAAGGccttggttttaaaaaaaaaaaacggaaacaTGGAGAAGTTTGTAATCTTCAGTATTTCTAGGGATGTTAATCTCTGTTAGAGTGTATGTGCTCTCCTTAAATTTTTTAAGAAAAATCTTAATACCATTCTAATCCTTTTTGATGTGTTTTATGGAACAAGTGTATGTGCACTTTTTTAAAGGAAGAAtcctttaaaatttaaatcttaaTTTATCTGTCTCTGTTCatagattagttgggttttctacctTGGAGGTTCAGATATGCTTCTTTAGGATTCTCTTAGATAGGATTGTTGATATGGGCATTTTCCAAGTATTCATGCTCTTTGTCTTTTCTTTCTTGAGTTTTTCTCTTCTTAGTTAGCTTTGAATTGATGGGTATTATCCGAGATACCTTAGTGTATGGAATCAGTTTCTATCTTTTAATCAATCTCAGTATTTATCTTCTTTGGCCTCTCAGAAGGATGGTTTTGTTACCTACAAATGGTGATCCTTGGCTCTCTTAGGTTTTGGTGTTATTGGTTTGCAATTTAACATCTCTGTTTTGGGCTTATGTAATCTTAAGTGCATATTTTAATTTCTAGTCttattagggtttgatttatcCGGATATTTTCTTATTCCTTTTTGTGTTTAAATAGAACCATTCTTATTTGGTATGTAGAGCTAGTTTTAAATGCATATTTTGTCTTTTCGCTTGTTTGATCTTTCGTTAAAAGGATTTAATAATTAGTGTATCctttatgtttttgttttgacTTTGAGAATTTAAAATTAATTGAATAATTTTATCACATATATGTAAGTCATAAACCTCACATTTAAACCTCCACTCCTCTGATCCGATAAAGCTCAAAGGTAAGCCGATCTCTTTTCCAATCCTACTAGTATTTATTCTTGTTCTTATCTCTTCTTTTCTAATAACCTAGTGCTTCTCTTAAAATATTTCTTCAGTTTGTGGTTGTGCTAATCATAGGCTATTCCAGTTAGGTTTGTGTAGTGGCTACTCAGGGGCCGAATCTCCCTCTCTTGTCTTttttaaattttcatttttttcttatagcTTCTCCTTTGTTGTTTGGTTCATATGCATTTTCTAAAGGTTCACTAGTTTACGTAATAATTAAGTCACTTCATtcaaattttttgttttatatttttaattttgcAAAAATGAAAATTCTTTCTTGAAATGTCTCTATTGCTCAATCTTTACATTATCATAATTATGACTATATTGATAGTATAGGCTACGATGTTGGTCTTATCCTAATGTGGAAGGATGGAATTAGTTGTGAtattgtttctgctgctgataaCATCATTCACGTTGTTGTTAGGCTAGACCTTAGTAAGCCTGAATCTTGATATTTTTTATGTATGGTTCAACCTATCCTGACCCAAAAAAAAAGCAATGGAATTTTATGCATGAACTTAGTAAGGAGGTTTTTCAGCCTTGGTTAATCATAGGTGACCTAAACTTTCATTTAGTTAGGAATGATAATAACACTGATTCTTGGGTCCATAATAAAGTTAGGGACTCGGGTATTATGGATATTGGTTTTGAAGGAAAAGACTATACTTGGACTATTAATAGCTTTGGCACTGGAAGTAAAAGAACTAGAATTGATTTGGCTCTAGGTAATAATGATTGGTTCATAAATTTTTTTCAAGCTAAGCTGTTACACTTGAATTTTATTGGGTCTGATCATTGTACTGTTCTCTTGATTACTGATCCTATTCCTAAAAATCTTTGGATACCTTTCAAGTTTTTCAGTACTTGGTTAAATCATGACTCTTTTAGAGCTACCATGGATTCTGCTTGGAATGTGAACGTGCATGGTAGCCCTGCATATAAATTTAAGCTTAAACAACAAAGTGCTAGGTTAAATTTATCTCAGTGGAACAAGATGGAGTTTGGTGTATCCTCAGAACATCAAAAATATTCAGATTCAGCTAGAAAATGCTCAAAGTGATTCCATTTCTAGTGAACAAATTAGTAGAGTGAAAGCTCTCACTAAAGACTTGGAAAATTGGTATAGTATCCAAAATGAATTTTATAAATTAAAGTCTATGGATAAGAATGTTTCTGATTTGGATAACAATACTAGACATTTTCACTCCCTTGTGAATAAAAGGCTGAATATCAATAACATTAATACTATTTGTGATTGTACTGGTACTTGGTATAGTGACAGGTCTGATATTGGTAATATTCTCACTGCTCACTTTAAAAATGTTAGTACTACATCTAATCCATGTTTAAATGATGATGTGTTTGATGTTATTCCTACTGTACTTGTTGACGTAGATAATGATTTTTTTATTGCAATGCctactgatgatgaaattgaaaatgTTGTAAAGAGTATGCCTGCCTAGAGCTTTCCAAGTCCCGATGGGTTTCAAGCTGGATTCTATCAATCCCAATGGGATCTGGTAGGTAGAGATGTCATTGATGTGGTTAAAAAATTCTTTGAATGTGCTTTTATGCCTAAAAGCTTGAAAAAAACATATATTTCTCTCATTCCTAAGACCAAGGATCCTAAATTGCCATCTAATTTTAGACCAATAGGTCGTTGTAATGTTTCTTACAAAATTGTGTTTAAAATTCTTGCCAACGGGATTAGGCCTTTATTGAAGAAACTTATTTCTCCTTATCAAGCTGCATTTGTGCCAGGTATGGCTATTCATGACAATATTATCATTGCTCATGAAATGATTCATACCATGAAACGTAAGAAGGGAGTTTCTGGCACTATGGCATTAAAACTTGACCTTTTAAGGCATTTGACAGGCTTGAACGGGACTTTCTTATTAAAGTCcttgaaaaatttggttttagtaaaaaaaattgcAACTTGATTTTCCAGTGTGTGTCCACCACTAGTATTAGTACTCTTCTCAATGGTTTTCCTTGTAAACAGTTTAATCCTACTAGGGGTataagacaaggagatcccttGTCTCCTTACCTTTTCCTCATTTCCATGAAATTTTTATCTAGAAGTTTTATGCATACTGAGAGAAATGGTGTCATTCGTGGTGTGAAAGTTGCTAGGAGATCTCCTCTTATAACCCATttactttttgcagatgatattcttatttttgatGATGCTAGTATGAATCATATTGATAGTTTTCtggatattttgcataattttggtAACTATTCTGGTCAACTGTTAAATTTTAATAAATCTTCTGTGCATTTCAGTGGTAATCTTAGTCCTGAAGCTTGTGTTGATCTAGCCAAAACACTTAATATGAATATTGTTAATGATTCTGAAAAATATTTAGGAGCTCCTCTTTTACTTGGTCACTCTAAACTGAAAGCTTTTCATCCTATTGCCCAATCTTTTGAAGCTAGACTTAAAAATTGGGTGAGTGTTTCTTTAAACCAGGTTGGTAGGTCCACTATGATCAAATCTATCCTTAACTCCCTACCAACTTTTCAAATGGGGTATTTTAAAATGCCATATACTCTCATCAAGAAATTGGATTCTCTCCAGATGAATTTCCGGTGGGGTCATAATGCTAATAAAGGTATTAAGTTCATTGCTTGGTCTAATATGTATAGACCTAAGGATTTAGATGGTCTTGGCTTTAGAAATCTAGAATTGTATAACCAAGCTCTTATTTGTAAGATGGCCTGGAAGCTATGTTCTGAAAGAGACAAGTTATGGGTTCAAATTATGGAGGCAAAATATTTCAGAGATGCTAGTTTCTTAAATCAAGACAAGATCAGTGACACTAGTTCTTGGATCTGGAAGGGTATACATAAATGCAGAGAcgttattaaaaataatattttttggtgTGTTTGATGTGACACCAAAATccatatttggttagattgttgggTGGTTGGACTGGACTTTCCTCCTAATCCGACTGCAGGTTTGGCTATCACTCAAACTCTAATTGTGGTTTCTGATCTCTTTATAGCTGGTACAAGAACTTGGAATGTGGTTTTGATCAATAATCTTTTTCTTGTTGAAACTGCTTCTAAAATTCTTTCTATGCATGTCTCGCAGATGGGTGTTGATACTCTTATATGGACATCAGATAAAAAGGGAGTTTTCTCTGTTAAGAGTGCCTATAACATCCTTAGTAGTAGAACTAATGCAATTGTTAGAAATCAACTGATTCCCAACTCTGTGTGGGTAGATTTATGGAGAACTAAGCTCCCACATAAGGTTAAATTGTTTGTATGGAAATGCTTGAAAGACATTGTTCCGACTAGGAGTAAGATTTCTAGATATAAAaatgatattgatcttcattgtgaATTTTGTAATTCCACTTTAGAAACACCTAATCATCTCTTTATTGAATGTCGATATGCTAAATATGTATGGATAGGCATTAATGTGAATATGTGTAATGTTATGACTAGGCATGATAATCTATTATGCTGCATCTTGAGTTGGTTCGATACTGCTTCTCAGCAGCAGGTAGGTGGAAATGGTGATGTTGTGAAAAAGCTTTACCATCTGATGATAACTATCTGGgctatatggaaagataggtgtaGCCTTTTTTTTCAAATTGTTAAGCCTAATAGGAATATCTCTATTGAAAGAATCCTGAATCTAAGTAGCCATTGTTTATCTCTTAAGAATTGTAACGTGTCTTCTAGCACCTCTGATTTGCAGGTACCGGATTAGAGTCCCCCAGACAGAGACGGGTTCAAGATTAACATGAAATCCTCTTTTGTCAAGGAAACACTTAAGGGTGGCATTGGACTAATTATGAGACATTTTGCAGGTGATTGCAAAGGAGCAAAAGGAATATGCTTTGATAAAGGGTTGATCAAAGACTATGAAGTGGAACAACTGGATTGCCTTGCGATGAATGACGCAGTATACTGGGCTACAAGTAAAGGATTAGCATATGTAGTTTTTGAGTCCGAAAATGAAGCTTTAGTTAAATCTATCAATGAACAAAAATCATATGTTCATTGGAGGAATCAAGGATTAATTCTCGACATAAAACTTATTTTGGAAAGTCAAGTTGGTTGGTCTTTTAGTCttgttagagcatccacagtggtgcgactaaAATCAAAGACTAAAGAGTAAAATCGGCGACTAAACTTTagtttagtccgtggtgtgacATAGTGGGTGACGACTATATTTAATCGGGCGGGGTTATAATCAACGTTTCGTTATGGAGCGGTGGTATAAAGTGCGCCccattcaggcgttgataaagataacgctcggtgtggggcgttggtaaagttAACAAAGTGCGCCccattcaggcgttgataaagataacacTCGGTGTGGGACGTTGGTAAAGTTTACGCCCAATGTGGGGCGTAATTAAAGTTTACGCTCGACGAACGGGCATTGGTATATATCAACGCACCATGGGGCGTGCATAAAATCACCGCAAGAAGGCAGGCGGATGTAAAATCAACGCCCCATGGGACGCACGTAAAGAATCCGCCCGAAGCCGGGAGGATGTATAATCAACGCCTAAATGATGGTTGGACTTGGGTTAATTGACTTAGAGCTCATTGATTTACTGTTATGGCTAAAGTCAATGCAAAAGGACTTGGACTTGACTTGATCGAATTATGAGGCAAATTATATGGATTTGAGATTTTCAGTGACAACTTCCAGGCAACTTACTTTTCTTGTGTGTGTGGTAGTAGTTGTTGGTGATTTATGTGTAAGGTACATTTTGTGTGTGAGGGTTGTTAGTTGCCTTTCCTAATATTTGCATGCCATTTTTGATGCAATGGTCATGCTAAAATGTTTTGATTAACGAGCGGAAGCTTTAACCAACGCCTGATTTGGGCGTTTACATATCTCCGCTTGACGCCAGGTGTACACTTTATCTCCGTATGTTGCGGGGCGTATACTATATCAACGCATGTTGTTGAGCGTAAACTTTACCTCCGTTTGAATGGGGCGGTTGGTATATCAACGCCTGATTCCAGGCGAACAACTCAGCAAACGCTCCATCGGGGGTACAGTTTATCAACGTTTCGTTAGGGCGTAGTTTATATGGACGCCTAGTCGTGGGACGAACTCTATACAAGCGCCCGTTGAGaaacggagattatatcaacgcccgttgAGAAACGGAAATTATATCAACGCTCgattatatttgggtttggtcttggtcccggaccaaatatactctggggtTTAATCGATGGTCTGGATTTAGTCGATACTCCGTTCCACTGTGTCTGGGTTTTTTActttaaatttggttatactcgtccACTGCAATTGCTCTTAGGAGATTTAAAAATGGTATAGCAGACTTTCTGGCAAAAAAAAACCAGAACTACCATGTCTATTTTTGAATATGACGAGGGAGTTCTTGGTGACATTGAAAATGTAATCCTCATGGAAAAATCAACTGTAACCGTACATTCTCTgtaaatatattttcttcttataagaaaaaaagaaaaagaaaaaaaactctcaAGAACAGAAAAACACAGGCAACGAAATAGACCCACTTTAAAGGTGGTCCAATAGTGTTTAGACTTAAATCGATCTATAGAGGTCTAGTTCATAGGCACAGTCCTATTGATGTAGTGCATCAGCAAGCAGCGTAGTACTATATGTCAGAACTGGACCATTCAACACAAGTACACTACTACAACCACAATCTAACGGATATAAGATTGATGATCTTGATGATATCATATAGGGCCACGGAATAGCGGACCCGTTATCAGGGTCCCATGTGATTGATATATACCTGTCCTTATTTCGCAATCTGTTATGGGGACCACCATCTTAGATTCCTGAGATATACTGTAACCATTATCACCGTccggttcaatgacttaatatgtCATTATTCTAAATGAATGGCTAGATTTGAGTTTGCACAGatggctttttttttttgaaggtttgCACAGATGGCTAGTAGTAGACAAAGACAACTTTTTCTTGTGTGGATTGGATTGGCAAGTGCGAAAAGATATCAGCAATCTAA
Coding sequences within:
- the LOC113272581 gene encoding uncharacterized protein LOC113272581, which codes for MHELSKEVFQPWLIIGDLNFHLVRNDNNTDSWVHNKVRDSGIMDIGFEGKDYTWTINSFGTGSKRTRIDLALGNNDWFINFFQAKLLHLNFIGSDHCTVLLITDPIPKNLWIPFKFFSTWLNHDSFRATMDSAWNVNVHGSPAYKFKLKQQSARLNLSQWNKMEFGVSSEHQKYSDSARKCSK